One genomic window of Ruminococcus gauvreauii includes the following:
- a CDS encoding prepilin-type N-terminal cleavage/methylation domain-containing protein: MKQERRRWRSKLKNKSGVTLIELVVAFALLGLFIAVSCQVISNSLNVYYHIKGLTYGQQVSDTLLEKISGEIEGAHPSILGVNEDKTLRIYENGAVIELYDRTQSHICITSSHSYDKIHNLDRSIEKETDQENLLVIHYYAVNRYEAVNWTFDKNFYMGYEIEKLTFSQADPEGIEYPKNIIKIDLTLTCKKYGSYHSTRYVECYNFVSDSDFDKIYDDSSPENPEATPDTTPEVTPDTTPEISPEVTSTPEPWNKKFSDYTDDENDLVQAIHKYFNGSYQEIPVKVGVDESDNRTSTIYAWISESGKNSYVAIYHDGVDMDKQELQTWGESLAAVGNHTKVIGISGPVMEDTDDGNQLLDALGGDFAKKYKKPELYFDTERKKLMAVKYGDHKGNEEQWGYFNGYTAEDVSRITGSS, encoded by the coding sequence ATGAAACAGGAAAGACGGAGATGGAGATCGAAGCTGAAAAATAAAAGTGGTGTTACTCTGATTGAGCTGGTAGTGGCGTTTGCACTGCTGGGTCTGTTTATTGCGGTTTCCTGTCAGGTGATTTCTAACTCATTAAATGTCTATTATCATATTAAAGGTCTTACCTACGGACAGCAGGTGTCGGACACTCTTCTGGAAAAGATTTCCGGTGAGATAGAAGGGGCACATCCGAGTATTTTAGGCGTCAATGAGGATAAAACACTGAGAATTTATGAAAACGGTGCCGTAATTGAGCTTTATGACCGGACGCAAAGCCATATATGCATAACATCGTCTCATTCATATGATAAAATTCATAATCTGGACAGAAGTATAGAGAAGGAGACTGATCAGGAAAACTTATTAGTGATACATTATTATGCAGTCAATAGATATGAGGCGGTAAACTGGACATTTGACAAGAATTTCTACATGGGATATGAAATTGAGAAACTTACGTTCTCACAGGCTGATCCGGAAGGAATTGAGTATCCAAAAAATATCATAAAAATAGATTTAACGCTAACCTGCAAAAAATACGGAAGTTACCACTCTACCCGGTATGTGGAATGCTATAATTTTGTTTCGGATTCTGATTTTGATAAGATCTATGATGACAGTTCGCCTGAAAATCCTGAGGCGACACCCGATACAACGCCAGAAGTGACGCCGGATACAACACCTGAGATATCGCCGGAAGTAACATCAACACCGGAACCATGGAATAAGAAATTTTCAGACTACACGGATGATGAAAATGATCTGGTTCAGGCAATTCATAAGTATTTTAATGGCAGTTATCAGGAAATTCCGGTGAAGGTGGGGGTCGATGAGAGCGATAACAGAACATCAACAATATATGCCTGGATATCGGAGTCAGGTAAAAATTCATATGTTGCCATTTACCATGATGGAGTCGACATGGATAAACAAGAATTACAAACCTGGGGAGAATCACTTGCAGCGGTTGGTAATCATACAAAGGTAATAGGCATCAGCGGTCCTGTCATGGAAGATACTGATGATGGAAATCAACTGCTCGATGCACTCGGCGGTGATTTTGCCAAGAAATATAAAAAGCCGGAACTGTATTTTGATACTGAGCGAAAAAAACTAATGGCTGTGAAGTACGGCGATCATAAAGGAAACGAAGAGCAATGGGGATATTTCAACGGCTATACGGCTGAAGACGTCAGCAGAATAACCGGAAGCAGCTGA
- a CDS encoding RluA family pseudouridine synthase: MEKKLRGRVSEEGLLYDFLSGNLGLTKREISQAKFRTDGVCVNGRRARVTAMLQAGDVVEVKLEEAETQSGHLVPYAGKPDILYEDEDILLVNKPAGVVVHPSHGHYSDSLANMLVQYFMEKGEQVKIRSVGRLDKETSGIVVFAKNQAAAGRLARQRELGQFKKEYFALVHGVPEQRTGSIRTGIAGVPGSLMKMMVTETGKHAVTHYAVQETFGGFSAVRVLLETGRTHQIRVHMASIGHALLGDKIYGAECGGIERAALHAYRVKLMQPFSGEEIRIKAEMPEDMRKKMNQNVAK, translated from the coding sequence ATGGAGAAAAAGCTCAGGGGAAGAGTCAGTGAAGAAGGCCTGCTGTATGATTTTCTGTCAGGAAATCTGGGGCTGACGAAACGTGAGATCAGCCAGGCAAAATTCCGCACGGATGGAGTCTGTGTGAACGGCAGACGGGCGAGGGTCACCGCCATGCTGCAAGCAGGAGACGTTGTGGAAGTTAAACTGGAAGAAGCAGAAACTCAGTCGGGCCATCTGGTTCCATATGCGGGCAAACCGGATATTCTGTATGAGGATGAGGACATTCTGCTGGTGAATAAACCGGCGGGAGTCGTGGTGCATCCTTCGCATGGTCATTATTCAGATTCCCTGGCAAACATGCTGGTGCAATACTTCATGGAAAAGGGCGAGCAGGTAAAGATACGTTCTGTCGGCAGACTGGACAAGGAGACATCCGGAATTGTCGTTTTTGCAAAAAATCAGGCGGCAGCCGGTCGACTGGCACGTCAGAGAGAGCTGGGTCAGTTCAAAAAGGAATACTTTGCGCTTGTCCATGGAGTGCCGGAACAACGAACAGGAAGCATCCGGACGGGTATTGCCGGGGTCCCCGGATCGTTGATGAAAATGATGGTTACAGAAACGGGAAAACATGCGGTAACACATTACGCGGTACAGGAAACGTTTGGGGGCTTTTCGGCTGTACGGGTCTTGCTTGAGACGGGGAGGACGCATCAGATCCGCGTCCACATGGCCTCCATAGGTCATGCGCTCCTGGGAGACAAGATTTATGGTGCGGAGTGCGGCGGGATAGAGCGCGCGGCTCTGCACGCGTACCGGGTTAAGCTGATGCAGCCGTTTTCCGGGGAGGAAATCCGTATAAAAGCGGAAATGCCGGAAGATATGAGGAAAAAGATGAATCAAAATGTCGCAAAATAA